In a genomic window of Paracoccaceae bacterium:
- a CDS encoding AsmA family protein, whose product MLKPIARITLAAIALLLILIGLAWAVLAVPFFSGFRSALVSDLLTEQIGQPLLVNGDVSVAVGPTSRIRAKGVQIPSENLTEVDLAKLDSLDFDIDLLALLDGRLDLNNLFVDGLQVNLFVREDGATSFSEREMTSMAPGPSGSADAPDTSATQNRDTDAGQEGLLAFLKSRTVSLSNVGLVVDDEITGFEFAFLLDDFTLEQLDAGKTLKVSSTGMVNGQPFVLEGNYPESAPFETHAEFSSVSLSFDGAPAGSDYATGFTGQLDINVAGAGDLLDVLKLKRSFDGSGTLKAQIDNSSGGTKFSDLSAALELEEGQLISINGRIENATKLLGVDLTFDARLHGENNAPPRAKELSELKLTQISSRIITREDALELDGLVLSTNAFEQGLEKVGPVSIGQIRRTEEGTLALEDIFLQAGPEESPILVANGNIYNVLDLQDLDLEGRIDAPASLVLTGLDASAADAFGGVEAEFALDDSAGALALTKLQARAVDTDVWRMQANIHTGDVRALDDLRADFSLGIASGADFLRALGLEPVDTGAFAFDVSARGEAGGWSGDLGLAAGTSEVKSAVTAREENDRQVLRISMVSDDLVLSDLQNAVAGLRELGKIGQQSGSSENAATPDANEVALQPLVLPEASVADEVTKDTPAADDGENKTDTSAGDLTDFDSFLRNTDLYGRLEFKKIQGVQGITSLSSDFVSEGGKARLGPVKFSYGGGVFEFEANADAMENPKYVSLSGSTSGWTLGEILKEVNVDFDADGDLSGRFNVSGNLSSATVFLETMVGTAQIEMRNGQVATSLLELAGLGVFPWLFSEELRQGYTNVVCVDIPIDINGEGVSFDAVVAETESVQLVAKGSVDLKRDTVAVRAEPRPVGKPLARSAWPFDVTGKLSDPRFKLDIGGSRSVRADGADEMPADREPCRPDIFQLR is encoded by the coding sequence ATGCTGAAGCCGATCGCACGCATAACATTGGCCGCCATCGCTCTTCTCTTGATCCTGATCGGGTTGGCGTGGGCCGTCCTCGCGGTTCCCTTTTTTAGCGGGTTTCGGAGTGCTCTGGTTTCCGACTTGTTGACCGAACAGATTGGCCAACCGCTTCTCGTAAACGGAGACGTGAGTGTTGCCGTAGGCCCGACAAGCCGTATTCGCGCAAAGGGCGTGCAAATTCCCAGTGAGAACCTGACTGAAGTAGATCTTGCAAAGCTTGATAGTCTGGACTTTGACATTGATCTGTTGGCGCTTCTGGACGGGCGTCTGGATTTGAACAATCTCTTTGTCGACGGTCTGCAGGTGAATCTGTTTGTGCGGGAGGATGGCGCAACGAGCTTCAGTGAGCGTGAAATGACCTCGATGGCCCCGGGTCCTTCCGGGTCGGCTGACGCACCGGACACATCGGCAACGCAAAATCGGGACACAGACGCGGGACAAGAAGGGCTTCTTGCGTTTTTGAAATCGCGGACTGTCTCGTTGAGCAATGTTGGCCTGGTCGTGGATGATGAGATTACCGGTTTCGAGTTTGCATTTTTGCTCGACGATTTTACTCTTGAACAGCTTGATGCCGGGAAGACTTTAAAGGTTTCGAGCACCGGTATGGTAAATGGGCAACCCTTTGTGCTTGAAGGGAATTATCCGGAATCTGCCCCCTTTGAGACGCATGCGGAATTCAGTTCTGTTTCTCTGTCCTTTGACGGCGCACCGGCAGGGTCAGATTACGCAACGGGTTTCACCGGCCAGCTCGACATCAACGTGGCAGGCGCGGGAGACTTGCTGGATGTTTTGAAGCTCAAACGGTCTTTCGACGGATCGGGCACTTTGAAGGCACAGATCGACAACAGTTCGGGTGGGACCAAATTCTCTGACCTGAGTGCCGCATTGGAATTGGAGGAAGGACAGCTGATATCGATCAACGGGCGCATTGAAAATGCAACCAAACTGCTTGGCGTTGACTTGACATTTGATGCACGGCTACACGGTGAAAACAATGCGCCACCGCGTGCAAAAGAGCTTTCTGAGTTGAAGCTCACGCAAATTTCAAGCCGGATCATCACGCGGGAAGACGCTTTGGAACTGGACGGCTTGGTTCTTTCGACCAACGCTTTTGAACAGGGGTTGGAGAAAGTTGGGCCGGTTTCCATCGGTCAAATTCGCCGCACGGAAGAAGGCACACTGGCTCTCGAGGACATTTTTCTGCAAGCGGGACCAGAAGAAAGCCCGATATTGGTGGCGAATGGGAACATCTATAATGTTCTCGACCTGCAGGATCTTGACTTGGAGGGTCGGATCGACGCACCGGCATCGCTGGTTTTGACGGGCCTGGATGCGAGCGCTGCGGACGCATTTGGCGGTGTTGAGGCGGAATTCGCACTGGATGACTCGGCCGGGGCGCTGGCACTGACAAAACTGCAGGCGCGTGCTGTTGATACTGACGTTTGGCGTATGCAGGCAAATATCCATACCGGCGATGTGAGAGCGTTGGACGATCTGCGGGCGGATTTCAGTTTGGGGATTGCGAGCGGGGCGGATTTCCTGCGAGCCTTGGGCCTCGAACCCGTTGACACCGGTGCTTTTGCTTTCGATGTTTCAGCGCGGGGTGAGGCGGGCGGTTGGTCCGGCGATTTGGGACTTGCAGCCGGAACCTCGGAAGTTAAAAGCGCAGTAACGGCGAGAGAGGAAAACGATCGTCAGGTGCTGCGAATTTCAATGGTCAGCGACGATTTGGTGTTAAGCGATTTGCAGAATGCCGTGGCCGGGCTGCGTGAACTCGGCAAAATCGGGCAACAATCCGGGTCTTCAGAAAATGCTGCGACGCCTGACGCCAACGAGGTCGCGTTACAGCCTTTGGTGCTTCCCGAAGCCAGCGTAGCGGACGAAGTAACCAAAGATACCCCGGCTGCGGATGACGGCGAGAACAAGACAGACACGTCGGCGGGAGATCTCACTGATTTCGACAGTTTTTTGCGAAACACGGACCTTTATGGACGGTTGGAATTCAAGAAGATCCAAGGCGTCCAAGGCATTACCAGCCTGTCGAGTGATTTCGTATCTGAGGGCGGCAAAGCGCGCCTCGGGCCTGTTAAGTTCTCTTATGGTGGGGGAGTTTTCGAATTTGAAGCCAATGCAGACGCAATGGAAAACCCAAAGTATGTTTCACTTTCAGGATCAACTTCGGGCTGGACGCTTGGAGAAATACTGAAAGAGGTCAATGTTGACTTCGACGCCGATGGAGATTTAAGCGGACGGTTCAATGTTTCAGGTAACCTTTCTTCTGCGACCGTCTTTCTCGAGACGATGGTGGGCACGGCCCAGATCGAGATGCGCAACGGTCAGGTCGCCACAAGCCTGTTGGAGCTTGCCGGTCTGGGTGTTTTTCCATGGCTTTTCTCGGAAGAACTCAGGCAGGGTTACACAAATGTGGTTTGCGTAGACATTCCCATCGACATCAACGGCGAAGGTGTATCTTTTGATGCGGTTGTTGCCGAAACAGAAAGTGTCCAACTGGTCGCCAAGGGATCTGTCGACCTGAAACGGGATACCGTTGCCGTCAGAGCTGAGCCCCGTCCTGTAGGCAAACCGCTCGCACGGTCGGCTTGGCCATTTGACGTAACGGGAAAACTGTCGGATCCGCGTTTCAAACTTGATATTGGTGGGTCTCGGAGCGTACGCGCTGACGGTGCAGATGAAATGCCTGCTGACCGCGAACCTTGTCGGCCGGATATTTTCCAACTGCGTTAG